From the genome of Aphelocoma coerulescens isolate FSJ_1873_10779 unplaced genomic scaffold, UR_Acoe_1.0 HiC_scaffold_97, whole genome shotgun sequence, one region includes:
- the LOC138102649 gene encoding inactive tyrosine-protein kinase 7-like, translating into MLAQGGCARLSPARPAFLLLLLLLLLLLLGAGVMAQDICSSPGHGDLPAPAFDVTPTAAQEGEQVILQCQISWKSPFTRIIFCKDGVQVHSLKAQQGQGNYITFFPMTRESAGTFTCGYQQKDSNNRVRNSALSAPTNVRVTGIGSSSQAGTSTAASLPPATNPQKLHTIIGIIIGVVTLSLLLLLLIAACAMRKGE; encoded by the exons ATGCTGGCCCAGGGGGGATGTGCCAGGCTGTCTCCTGCTCGCCcggccttcctcctcctcctcctcctcctgctgctgctgctgctgg GTGCCGGTGTGATGGCCCAGGACatctgcagctccccagggcatg GTgacctcccagctcctgcctttgaTGTGACCCCCACTGCTGCACAGGAAGGAGAACAGGTCATATTGCAGTGCCAAATTTCCTGGAAATCTCCTTTCACCCGAATCATCTTCTGCAAGGATGGGGTGCAGGTGCACAGCCTGAAAGCCCAACAGGGGCAGGGGAACTACATCACCTTTTTCCCTATGACAAGGGAGAGCGCAGGGACATTCACATGTGGATACCAGCAGAAGGACAGCAACAACCGAGTGAGGAACTCTGCCCTCAGTGCTCCCACAAACGTGAGGGTCACAG GCATAGGGtccagctcccaggcagggacaTCCACTGCTG CTTCTTTGCCCCCAGCTACCAATCCCCAGAAACTCCACACCATCATAGGAATCATAATTGGAGTGGTgaccctctccctcctcctcctcctcctgattgcagcctgtgccatgaGAAAAGGTGAGTGA